A window of Halovivax gelatinilyticus genomic DNA:
AGGACACCCGAGACGCGGCTTCCAAGCACGCGGCTTGGTCACCATGATTGCGTACACACCATCGAGACAAAAAGGTCTCGCACGCCTGCGGTATCGACAGCTACAGCTGCGATCGACTTACGCTTTGGATTCTAGCGTTCGACTTGACCCGTTTCGGGATGGGGTGTGCTGATGGCGAACGTCAAGTCGAACGAGAAATTGGATGTAGAAACCTGTTACCGTTGTGGCGATTCGCTTGACCGTGCGCACTGGGTTCGCCTCTCAACGGTGAACTGTGGTGAACTGGCCGCGGCGTATCGCGACAGTGACCGACAGTTCTGTCCCGACTGCATCGCGGCCATCGGGATGATGGAAATCGATATTTCCGTTCACAAAGACCTGGAGGGTAGGCGACGGGACCGGTTGTTACCGATTCGTTGAGCTCTGCCAACCATCGTTTCAATTCCGTTGTGGATTTTCTCCCTGCTGCGACCGATCAGCAACATCCTCGCCTCGTGAAACGCCATTGTTTCAATTCCGTTGTGGATTTTCTCCCTGCTGCGACCGTCGGAGGTGCCACGTTGCCACCAGCGATAGAACCGTTTCAATTCCGTTGTGGATTTTCTCCCTGCTGCGACCCGTTCGCGTACGAGTCGAGCACCAACGTCTCGACGTTTCAATTCCGTTGTGGATTTTCTCCCTGCTGCGACATGGTAGCGGTTCCAGGTCGCGGCGGCCGAAGCCCGGTTTCAATTCCGTTGTGGATTTTCTCCCTGCTGCGACACTCCTTCCTCGAGCTCTTGTCCTTCGAGACCGGAGTTTCAATTCCGTTGTGGATTTTCTCCCTGCTGCGACACGACCCTCACGGCAACGAATCTCACACGGAGGACTAGTTTCAATTCCGTTGTGGATTTTCTCCCTGCTGCGACTCGACGATAACCGCAACCAGTTCACCGTTGATATCTTGTTTCAATTCCGTTGTGGATTTTCTCCCTGCTGCGACCGACGAGAAGGCGGTCGAACCGCATAGCATAGGCAGTTTCAATTCCGTTGTGGATTTTCTCCCTGCTGCGACATGCTGGGTATGAAGTTCTCACCCTCCTCTAAAAGTTTCAATTCCGTTGTGGATTTTCTCCCTGCTGCGACTCATCAGGCCGAGAATGAACAGCGCCACCAGCAGGAGTTTCAATTCCGTTGTGGATTTTCTCCCTGCTGCGACCGAATCGTCGAGACGGACTACCACGCGGACGACGAAGTTTCAATTCCGTTGTGGATTTTCTCCCTGCTGCGACGTTCCGGGTGGCCTTCCGGGTATACCTGATAGAGTTTCAATTCCGTTGTGGATTTTCTCCCTGCTGCGACTCGAGCACGAAGCCATCCCGGTTATCTCGGGCAACGTTTCAATTCCGTTGTGGATTTTCTCCCTGCTGCGACGTGCCGTCAGACGCACGGATCGACTGGCGCCAGATCGTGTTTCAATTCCGTTGTGGATTTTCTCCCTGCTGCGACATTCCGGATCGTGGCGCAACTCCTGTGCTACAACGTGTTTCAATTCCGTTGTGGATTTTCTCCCTGCTGCGACCCGCGCGCGAGGTGGGCCTGTCCGACCCTTACAGTAGTTTCAATTCCGTTGTGGATTTTCTCCCTGCTGCGACAACGCGAGAAATTTACAGACTTCCTCGTGTGGAACGTTTCAATTCCGTTGTGGATTTTCTCCCTGCTGCGACAGCACTCGGGGCAGCCACGCGTTTCACAGTGTGTCGGTTTCAATTCCGTTGTGGATTTTCTCCCTGCTGCGACCTCAGCGTCCTGTTCATCGTTTCAGGGTTAATCGGGTTTCAATTCCGTTGTGGATTTTCTCCCTGCTGCGACCCGACACATCGCAAGGATGGTTGACAGTGGGAGATATTGTTTCAATTCCGTTGTGGATTTTCTCCCTGCTGCGACGGTTCGCTGCCGGTTGGGCGGTCCACTGCTACCGCGTTTCAATTCCGTTGTGGATTTTCTCCCTGCTGCGACTGGGGGTGAATATGGGGCTATAGGCCCCATAATTGTTTCTCCTGGCTCGAAAATCGACCTGTGCTTCGTGGACTGGGGCTGTACAGCGACTTCATAAGGGTCCACGAAGAGTAGTTCAAGGGAACTGCGATGCGAGGTACAGTCGGCCACTGAGCGTGATTTCGACGAGCTTGGATCGATCTTCGGTGTGGCACGATACTAATCCCTCGGATTCGAGTTGGTTGACGTGCCGAGTGATCGTACTCTTCGCACTTTCCCGTCGCTCTTCGAGTGATGAAATCGACACCGGTTGCCCTTGGTCCGCTACGGTGATCAGCGTCTGTTTCGCACCACGGGAAACGTTCGTCGGGAGCGTGGGTACTTCCCACTCCCGAACCTGTCCATCGATATCGCTGTAACCCAAGATGCCAGCGATATTTTGTCCATGCGCAATTGTGGCAACGATCAGTGGAACGAGTACGTCACGGGCACCCCCTCCAAAATTGACTATCACCGAGCCGTCCGCAGCCGTCAAAAGGTCGCTGCACTGAATTACGGCCGACGAAAAGTCATCGTGCGGAATCCGTTCGACGTCAACCGAGATTTCCGGTTCGATTTCGTGCAATAGTTTCTCGACATCTGCAATCGCATCCGCCGCGCGATCGGTATCGGTCTCCTCGCCGGGACGAACCAGCACAACAAGGTCTCCCGCCTCGATATCTTGTTTTAGAATCGCCCGCGTGACGCTGGTCGTGTTGAACCCGATCGGTGAAACGAACGTCCGCATTTGCCTGAATTTCGCGTCTTGGACTCATAATATTGCAGGATATTGCAACGGACCCGTTCCTGTTGCAGTACAAATAGGTCGGTGGCTTTATGACCATTGCACATCATTTTCTGCCATCCGTCGCATGGCAACACAGAAACCAAAGGGATCCCAGGTTCGCCGGGTCGAAATCTGCGTTCGACCCACAGCTCGATTTCCTGTCCCGAAGTCAGACGGGTATCCGCTCTACAGTGCACTTCTACACATACTCGAGCGAGCGAACGAATCCGTGAGCCAGCAGGTTCACGACTCCCAACTCGGAAGCCTCCACTGCAGCGGCCTTCAAGGCCGATTCGGTGGAAGCGATCGAGCCCACCACAAGAGCCTCCTCCCGAACGAGGAGTACACCATCCGGCTCGGAATCGTCGATCCCGACGACGAGGCAGTGTTCCAGGCACTCGTGAAACAACTCGTGCTGGAAGGCGAGGAAATCGCGTTGACCGACGGCACGTTGCGGGTCGAATCCTTCGAAAGCCGGAACGTGAGTCACGAAGAACTACTCACACGCGCGGGGGAAATGGATGATCCATCAGTGACGATCGATTTCCAGACCGCGACGTGTATCAAGGAAGCTGGAGAGGTTACCACGGCGTTTCCACACCGATGGGCCGTACTGAAGTCGTTGCTCGGAAAGTGGAATCGGTCGTGTCCGGACGATCTGGAGTTGGAACTGGATCGTGAGGCGGTGTTGGCGAATGTGATCGAAAAGCCGAACGTAGACACACTCGATACACATAGCGTCTTGGTGAACAGAGTTCGAAACGAGGACGGAGAGACACGGAATCTGTTTCTTCAGGGATTTACCGGTGAGGTCACGTTCGAGTTCAAAGACGCGAGTGAGAGTCTGGAGAATGCCGTTGTTGCGGTGGCGCAACTTGGGGAGTACAGTGGCGTAGGGAGTGCAGTGGCTAGAGGGTGTGGATCAGTTAGTGTGAAGGTGTTAAATTAATGAGTGATGGCTCAGACGAAGAGCAAAGTGGGCTCAATGACTTCAGCAGCGCTGATAGAGGTGAACCAAATGATCCGAAGATAAGAGAAAAGGCAAAGTCTGGCGTCGCGTCCCTGTCAGGGGAAATATTCGAGAATCCTGACGAGGCATTCGCTCCCGACGAGACAGAGTCTGACGAGCAGGAAGCGCTCAACGAGGTGTTCAAGGAGTACCTCTCCGAGATAGACGGGAAGCTCATTGAGGCTGGTTGGCTATATCTCCCGAATAAGAGCACCGAATACGGGAAAGTCGACCAATCAATGCTCAACCACACGCGGAACCTTGTATTCTTCCTCCACCGGCTGGCTACTCAAGCAAAACCAGCCGGTCTCAGACCGATTTCTCCGAAAGAGTTGCGCCACCTCATCGCTCTTGCGGTCATTCATGACTTCCACAAACTCCGTGATGAAGACGGGAATCGGTCAGAGCGATTCAACATTACAATTGATGAACTAGAACCTTTCGTTCAAGAACTCGGATTAAAGGAGTTCAGTGCAGACCCTTCGGAAGCAGATTCGGCCCTCGAGCTGCGAGATTTCCGTTCCTGTGCTGTTGATCACCACGCGACCGACAATGCTAAACCGACGAATGTGACGATTCGGTGGGAAGAATACCGACCGTTCATCCGATTAGCAGACGGGATGGCATCCTCGACGACACCAGAAAAAGCGGCGGATTCGAGGGCACAAAAGCAGTTTCGGGAATGTTTCCCAGGTGCAGACGTTGAACTGGCTCATCACCGAATTGATCACGTGAGTGGAATATTCACAAGCTTGATCAATACTGCTGTCAATGAGCACCTTGAAGAAGAATATGATCATACGCTTCTGACTATCTATCAAGATGGGTGTGTATATCTTGCGCCACAAAATCGATTTCCTAAGCTCACTGACCAGTTTGTAAATGCGATTTACAACCAATTGAGCAAGAACATCAGTGACTTTCATCCCACGTACAGTAATACAGATCTTCTTGCTGAAGACATCGGCACGGTAAATCTCGGGCATTATAGCCTAAACCCCTCTCAGTTCTTTTACGCTGGTGCACAACGAGTGACACAAGCAATTATAAAAAAAGGTGTTAATGATGGCTCTATTGATGAAGAGCCAACTGAATCGGCTCTTAAATCGATGGAATTGTTGGAGGATGATCTTGATAGTGAATTATACAAAACAAGCCAGTTGTATGGAATGGCACGATTTGTAAGTACCATCCGAAGAGGAATTCTTCCAGCATTCCTTAATGACTCAGGGATGTTATCTGATGAGGGACTTCGTGCGACCGGTAACGTGCTCAATCTTCCTGAGGACGTTGCAGAAGAACTAATCTCCCTACCTTCGGATGTTAAAGATCGGCTTGTGAGCGGTAATAAGTGGGAATTTTCATACGCCTTTGGACAAGCTCTACTGGAAAAGCACGGTCAAGGAAAGAAAATCAGTGAGGGTGAATCGAAGATCATTGAAAATATAGAGGATGGGCTCGATTCGATCGCAGACGAGACGTACTGGGTGGAGACTCTTCGAGAGAGCTATTCTGGTGGATACCGCTCAGAAGTGGTTTCCTTCATCCAAAAACATCTCCGAATTGGTGAAGAATCACAAGGGGAAGCAGGCGCACTTACAGACACTTACAACCAGTATGCAGAAAGCTCTCGTCGTGGACGCATCTGCTCACTCTGTTCTGGTGGCCTAAGTGATACACACAACCTTGGTGATATGCAGCCATCTGACGACATCACCATGATTCGTGGAGGGTTCACAAACCGCGATCCGATTGGGAGTGGTAAACGAGATAACCGAGTGGTGTGTGTCCCTTGCCAAATCGAACTTTCGCTACGTGGTGCGGCTAGTAACAACCGCTACAATGGCCGACTATTCATTCACCTCTCACCAGATTACTTCTACACACCTTTTACATGGCGACTATTTAACCGGATCACCAACCAGTTTACCGGCGATAATCGTGTTCGAATTGGTCGACTTGCTGAGGCGGTTTCGGATATTGAAGAGCCGGAAAAATTCAATCAAGTGCTGACTGAACTCACACGAGAGGATGGAGGTCGGCCAATGATTGACTCACTTTCCGGCGGTTTTGATCAAGAGGCGCAGTATGGAGCACAAGTTGTCGGGTATTTCAAAGAGTTGTATGATGAGGGCACAGGAAATGATACTGAGTTCCAGTTCTTCGGGACTTTCCTCGCCCTTGCAATCAGTTCCTACACGGGAATGCGAGTGTATCTCAGTGCATCTCCGATCCCGGAGATGCGATCGCGTGACTTCCCAGAGTTCGTAAAGATCGGAGGTAGCTTCACTCAAGTAACATCGTTCTATGGAGATAGCGTTCCACTCTCAGAATTGCAAGTACGACTTCAGTCAGCAGCTGCCCTGATCAAGCTAGGTCACGCACTTCAGGGAAAAACCCGTAAGGACTCGCTGTTCGCGAAGTACCTTCGGGTGACTCGAAACGAGCTGCTCCCGGGGTCGTATCTGCTCAAACGAGCAGCCCAATCCTCAGATGAGGGGCCGTACATTCCCGCCCTGATGAGGTACGCAGTCACGCTGGATGAGCAAGCCGGAATCAAGCAGTACGGTTCAAATATGAGTGATACACCACACAGCCGCATCACACAACTCGCCGATCTCGCCTACGATGCAATCCGTCCCGCAAGCGGACATGGGCGAAAGCCACATCGCGTCGAACGAGTCTTTCGCGAGAGTGTGAAGGCGGTCTCGAAAACAGGAGAACAGCTGAGCCGAGACGACTACGTGATGCTCGTCTCGGGTAGACTTCAAAAACGACTAGTTCCGGAGAAAGTGAAAGCTGTTTACCCAGTCAGTGCAGAAATGTCGAACGCTGGCACACCATTACAGGAACGCATTGAGGAGTATTCCGAATTCTTCGTCGACGAGATCCTCTATGGTATCGCCAACGGCCGTCCCTCGCAGCTGAAACGGCTCAAGAACAACCTTGCCGATGGATTCTTTGGTGCAACGCTCAGGGCAGAATCGAAGTTTTACGAAGAGCGTGACCAACAGAACGAGACCACCGACACGAAAACGGAGGCGGAGTAACCAATGCTACCAGAATCAGTCACTACGGCGCTAGAGAGCGGGACCGTTCCGATCGACGAAATGACGAACACACCAGGAACCAACTACACGACGATCCTGGTTCTCAGAGAACTCGAAAGTCACGCAATCTTTACGACGAATGGCGAGGACGCTGACATCGCCTCGCTCTCGGTCGTTGGAGATGGCGCAAGTATCGAGTACTCGCCGGGAATCATGTTCATGCGTAAACAAACCGGTAGCGACCGCCGCATGGGCAAGGCCATCCAGCGCGAGCTGCTGAATTACGAGGAAGACGACTCGATGGAGGTAAACAACATGAACCCCCGTTCAGTCGAGTCGGCCCTCTACGGGAGTGCAGCAAGCGGCGACGATGACGTCGATATTGGCGTTACCTCGCGAGTAATGTACGATACGGCGTTTAGCGTACGGGACGCAAGCGCATGCATCGACGAGAAGTTCCAGAACGCACCAGGTGAGGATTACGCGAAAGGCTCCCGTTCGACCATCCGTGAGCCGGACTTCTTCGAACCGGGTTCGCTCTTCCCGTGTGCAATTACGCTCCGAGACGCGACGCCTGCTGAAGTGGCGTTCGTCGTTGCAATCACGAAACGAAACAAGCGCTACGGTGCAGCAACGACTCGGCTTGGCCGCGTCAAAAACCATATCCTCGGCGTGTACACCGGCGACGAGGAAGGCCCTTCGAACCGCGAACTTACGGCAAACGTCATCACGTCGTTCGCTGCAGAGAGCGATTATACGTTAAGTGACGTCGTTCAGTCCCCAGCGCTCGATATTGCGGAGGCGAGTGAATACGTCCAAGATGCGTACGACGCTGCTTGCACGGAAGGGGTTGCACAGGATCCTGTCGATCAGGCAGTTGTGAACGAACTTGTCGAAATGGCTGCAGATGACGAACTTGGGGCTATTATGGAAGCCCAGCAACCGCATTCCGCGGAATTCATCGATAACGCGATAAAAACTGACGGGGACTGACGGGGTTGCCATGCAGGTCATCGAAGCAACGCTCACGACGCACGGAAAAGTTGGATTCGCCTCACGAGAGGTGGGTCGAATGACCGATACAGATCCGTGTATCCTGAACACAGCGTTGCACTACGCCCTCGGCCTCGCGAGTGGACGGTACGTGGACGTGATTCACCAGCCAACCTACATCGAAGACACCGCCGATGTAGTCGACGATGTCTATGTCACCCCCGCGGCCCCCGCTCGTATCGAACGGCAAGGGACGGCTCGGACGGAATATCTGACCACGAATCGAAACGCTCGAAGCGACACCTACGCGACGCCCAACTACCCGGCCACTGACGATCCAACAGGTCGAGCTGACAAGAATCTCCCGACGTTCGAGCGGGAACGGGCGTTAGCACCCGAGAATGCGTTCCGTTTCTACGTCTTTCCGTACGGGCAAGAAGCGAGCGAAGTATCTACACGACTTCCATCGTATATCCGACTTGGGAAGAAGCGAGGGAAGGGACATGTCAGTTATCGAATTGTCGACGCCGAGCGCCGATCGGGAACGTTCAATCTCGGACATCCACTGAGCGTATACGATCACGACGCTATGCCGACAGGTGGCGTCGTGATGAAGCAGATGCAGCCGACACCGGTCTGGTTCGAAGGGGAGTTCGACACTGACCACTACGCTATTGAGTCCCCATTTCCGAACGAGTCGAGGATCCGTTATCCGGCCGGGGCGAAGTTTCTCGCAACAAAACGGGACGATGTCTAACCACGATTCAGTCTCGTTCCAGCTTGCTGGGCTTGGACTTCGGACGTATCCGGGTGAGTATCCGGTGGAAGGTATCACACCGTATCGACACCAGTGGGCCCTCCACGATGCGCTTACATCCCGTGAACCCGGGATATTCGTGAACGATGCCCCCACCGGCGGGGGAAAAACGCTCTCCTGGTTGGCACCGGTAATTTCAGCAGGGCTCTCGACAGTCGCTATCTATCCAACAAACGCACTAATCGAAGACCAACAGAGAAATATTTCTGAGTTATTGAGTGATGTCGATGGTGGGGACGACTGTCAGCTACTGGCCGTCACTAGTGAAACGCTCCAGAACGAATATGCAGAGCAGTTTCCCGATGCCAGTTCTAACGGCGAACGGCTTTCATCCCTACTGAGACAGGCATTTTCAGGCCGGAAGCCCGTCGTTCTCCTCACAAACCCAGACATATTCGTATTGCTTCGTCGAGAAATGTACCATGAGCGAATTGGGCAGATCAAACAATTTGAAGTGGCCGTCGTTGACGAATTTCACCGAGCAACACGAAAAGAGCGGAATACGATACTGTTCCTCCTCGACGAGATGTACGATACCGACGAGTCTATATGTCGATTGAACCACCTCGTTTTCCTGAGTGCAACATCAGACGTGCGCCTCGAACGCCAGTTCGAAGAGGCGATGGTTGCGCCATATTATCGAGTCGACGACGTTGGGTGGCGAACGGATCCGCATCCCGCAATCACAGAAGAAACGCCATCAACGATATCATTTGGACCGGGTGAATTACCCGCAGCATACCGCGCGGTCTTACCACCTGTAGATTTGGTAATCGAGCCAGCACCGACGTTCGGGACCGCGGCAGAAGTGCTTGACAACGTCGAAGTGGTGCTGGAGCGATTGGCCACCGGTCGGACGGTTATCATGCTCGATGGGGTTCACGAAATCGACCGCGTGTATGATCTCTTACACGGTTCGGATCTCACTCGCGTTGAACGGATTGACGGATTTCACCGCGAGGACGTGCGGGAGAAAATCGACACGTTCGACACCTTAGTGAGTAACTCTGCCGTTGAGGTCGGTGTCGACTTCGATGCGGACCAGATCGTATTCTCGGGCCACGATGCTGCAAGCTTCTTCCAGCGACTTGGACGGCTTCGCACCCGTCCTGACCGGTCTGATGCGTTTGCATACGCCCCTCCCTATCTCTTTCACGATCTTGAACCCCTTTCAGACTCTCTCGACGGACAATGGGTTGATCGCTCAGAATTCGAAAAACGGGTCAAATCGGCCTATGTCGATTCGTCCACACCCGCTTCGTTTGACTGGCGGTACTCCGCTGTAGAGGCCTACGATCACGTCGAAGAGCGAGTAGAAGGTGCACCAGCGGATGACCAACTGGCCATTCGAAAGGCTGGCTGGTATCGAATTGAAAGTCACTTTTTCAACGAGGACAAGGGCGGCCTCTCCGAAAACGACCTCCAACGTATCTACGAGGTGGCTGATTCAGCACTTCTCAATACGCTGAAAACGTATCGGGGGGAAAGCGTCCAGACACTCGTTTACGATCAGCGTTCACAGAGCGTTCAAACGTACAATCTCCCGTACCTTCTCCGCCATTCTGACGTTTCATTCTATACCCGAGATACCTTTTTAACTCATCTACCAGATGGGCTTGTTGATAAAGTGTCAAGATTGGAACCGTACAGTAGCGGTTACTGCATTTACAGAGGTGAATACGACGGGCAATCAGCCGGTGGAGATGCTGATCAGACCGCTGGAAGGCTTTTCACGTATAAAGCAACGGGGGAACTCTATAGCCTTCTGAGCGATTGTTCTCGAGATATCCGTACCCCAAAGGTTTGCACTGGTCTAGAGGTCGAAGTGACGCCGAGCGTCAGGGGTGTTGATGTACTAAAGGATGAACTCTCTACCGACCAGATCCTTTGTTATCCGGTCGAAGGGCATGTCTCACAAATTCAGAACCAGTACTCACTCGGTTCATTTGGGTTCATTTATCCACTTCTCTATTCCGAAGGCGACGCAGCAGTGGCATTCGGCCACGACGCCCTGTATCTCCATTGTCGCGTTCAAGACAGAATACAAGCAGAATCTAACACGTTCGACGAGGTGCTCGATTTTTGAGTTCGCCAACAACCGTCGGACAACGAGACGAACTCGTTCACGTTAGCGCGTTGAATGAATACGTGTACTGTCCACGTCGGTTCTACTATCAGCGATATCACGACGAAATCGGTACTCCGTACGAACTCATTGACGGTCGATCGAAACACCAGAACCAATCAAACAGAGGGGGATGGGTGACTGAACGTTACTTCAGATCCGACGAGCTCAAACTACACGGGAAAATTGACCTGATTGAATCTGACAGTGAGGTTCTTACCCCAGTCGAGCGGAAGCGTTCCGAAAGTGGGCAATACTATCCGAGCGACGAGGTGCAACTCACAGGATACTGCATGTTACTCGAGGATGCACTCGACGAACCGGTGAATGTTGGCTACATTTACCTTTATTCGACCGATACCCGACACGCGATTAGGATCAAAGAACGGCATAGAGAAACAGTTCGTAAGATCGTGTCGAGAATTACAGAGATGACTGTTAATTCCCTTCCCCCATTCACCGACAATCCAAAAAAGTGCGAAGCCTGCTCAGCACGCCAGTACTGCATGCCATACGAAACAGCGCTACTCGAACCCGAGAAAGCCCAAGGGACTGGCTGGGAGGACCGCGTATGAAGTCTGCGGAGGGAATGTTCGATGAATCGATCGTCTACGTGACGAGGCAGGGTGCTCAGATCCGGACCGGCGAGGGACGAATCATAGTCTTCGACGTCACGCTAGACGAAGACGACGATAGTGATCCGGAGTTGGCCTCCTACCCAATCGAGAAGGTGGATACGATAAACGTCTTCGGCGGAGTCAACTTCACGACGCCTTTCATCAAGACGGCGAACGAGTCGGGGATCGTCCTCAACTACTTCAGCACGAACGGGAAGTATCGCGGAAGCTATCGTCCAACGAAGAACACGATCGCCGAAATTCGACGGGCACAGTACGGATTGTCGAGACAGGAGGAACTCGAAATCGCGAAGTCGATGATTTCCGGAAAGATCCGGAATGCTCGCACTCTCCTCTCTCGAAAGGGTGTTCACGGGACGGATGTTCTCAGAGATCTCGGAGTGCGCGCGACGAAAGCTATGACAAAAGACGCTCTCCGCGGGACGGAAGGCGAAGCTGCAGAGCGCTACTTCTCCCGACTGGACGAGACCCTTATTGACGGCTGGACGTTCGAAAAGCGGACGACACGCCCGCCGGAAGACCACATCAATTCGCTACTGTCACTTACCTACGTCTTCGTCAAGAACGAGGTGCTTGGCGCGCTCTATCAGTACAATCTTGATCCGTTCCTCGGCGTGTTACACGCCGATCGGCATGGCCGGCCCTCGCTCGCGCTCGACCTGCAAGAGGAGTTCCGGCCGATATTCTGTGATGCGTTCGTTACGCGGCTGATCAACCGCGGTGTGATAACACACGATGACTTCAACAAGGACAATCGATTGGCCGATGACGCGTTCAAGACGTACCTTGGAAAATTCGACGAGTACATGCAAGAGGAGTTCACACACCCATATTTCGAGTACAACGTCTCGAGGCGGAAGGCAATTCGTCAGCAGGCGATCTTACTTCGAAAAGCAATCACTGGTGAACTCGATGGATACCATCCTTTGACATTCGATCGATAACAATGCGTCTCGTCATTACGTACGACATCAGCGACGACAAGAATCGGCGTCGAATCTATCGAACACTCCAGCGATACGGGGCCTGGCGACAGTACAGCGTATTCGAGGTCAACGTCTCGAAAACGGAACGCGTCGAACTGGAAGATGAGTTGAAAAAACACGTCGAAGAATCCGATGACGATCGAATCAGAATCTACCGTCTTTGTCAGTCGTGCCAGGGTGACGTGACCGATATCGGTGCAGGACCACCAGACGAACAGTCCAACATTGTGTAGCTGGTCTTCGTAGACCATTATAAAGGAGGTGTACAGCCCCGGTCCACGAAG
This region includes:
- the cas2 gene encoding CRISPR-associated endonuclease Cas2, with translation MRLVITYDISDDKNRRRIYRTLQRYGAWRQYSVFEVNVSKTERVELEDELKKHVEESDDDRIRIYRLCQSCQGDVTDIGAGPPDEQSNIV
- the cas4 gene encoding CRISPR-associated protein Cas4, whose product is MSSPTTVGQRDELVHVSALNEYVYCPRRFYYQRYHDEIGTPYELIDGRSKHQNQSNRGGWVTERYFRSDELKLHGKIDLIESDSEVLTPVERKRSESGQYYPSDEVQLTGYCMLLEDALDEPVNVGYIYLYSTDTRHAIRIKERHRETVRKIVSRITEMTVNSLPPFTDNPKKCEACSARQYCMPYETALLEPEKAQGTGWEDRV
- the cas1 gene encoding CRISPR-associated endonuclease Cas1; its protein translation is MKSAEGMFDESIVYVTRQGAQIRTGEGRIIVFDVTLDEDDDSDPELASYPIEKVDTINVFGGVNFTTPFIKTANESGIVLNYFSTNGKYRGSYRPTKNTIAEIRRAQYGLSRQEELEIAKSMISGKIRNARTLLSRKGVHGTDVLRDLGVRATKAMTKDALRGTEGEAAERYFSRLDETLIDGWTFEKRTTRPPEDHINSLLSLTYVFVKNEVLGALYQYNLDPFLGVLHADRHGRPSLALDLQEEFRPIFCDAFVTRLINRGVITHDDFNKDNRLADDAFKTYLGKFDEYMQEEFTHPYFEYNVSRRKAIRQQAILLRKAITGELDGYHPLTFDR